The Planctellipticum variicoloris DNA window AACGGTGCTGATGGCCCACGAGGCGATGGATCGCGGCACTCCGCAGACGTTTCCGGATTTGTAACTCGCTCATGCGCTTGAGGATTTCGGCGGGCGGCGGCAGAGATTTCCCAGCCGTCCCGATTGCTCCCCCGGACAGAGCGCGTTAGGTTCTCGGTCTGGTAGAGACTGCATCCGCCAGCCGATTCCCATCGGCCTCGCGGTGCGGGTGCTCTGCGTTCACGGAGGATCTTCCGCAAACGGACTCTTGCGAACCGACCACACTCCGGTCGTTCGCCCATGTTCGCCCCCTGGCTGACCGATCCCCTCGCCACGCTTGGTACGCCGGAACGCTTTATCGCGTTCCCGGAGAACCAGTTTGCGCAGTCGGCTCTGCAGCGGATCAACCAGGTGGAGTCCCGGAATCGGGGCCACGGTCTGCTGACCTTTCTCCACGGTCCGGCGGGCGCCGGGAAATCGCATCTGGTGCGGACTTCGTTGCGACGGATCCTCGATCAGGCGCCTCGCAGCCGGCTGCTGCTGGCCAGCGCGGTCGATCTGGCGGAGACGCTGGAGGCGGCGGACGAACTGGGAACGTGGTCGGACGTGATGGCGACGCTGGTCGGACACGCGGTTGTCGTCTGCGAAGACGTGCACGAGCTGCCGCCGCTCGGGGGGCTGCAGGAGCGCTTGTCGACGCTATGGGATCAACTGCTGGAGGATGGGCGCCAGCTTGTGGTGACGTCGCGGATGCCGGCCGCAGAGATCGATGGTTTGAGTCTGCGGCTGGCCAATCGTCTGCATGGCGGGCTGACGGCGGGGATTCGACTGCCGGGCGAAGAGGGACGGAATCGGCTGATCGAGCACTTCGGAAAACTGGCTGGCGTGGCATTCGACCAGGACGCGACTGACCTGGCTGGCGAACGGCTGACGGGTTCGCCGCGGGAGATCCGGGGGGCGATCGAGTCGCTGGCGCGGCGGATCGGACGCCGGCAGGACCAGGTGACCGCCGCCCAGCTCGAACTGCTGTGGCAGCAGCCCTCTGAAGTTCGACTCCTGTCGTTCGAGCAGATCGTGACGGCTGTGGCGATCGAGTTCGGTCTGCCGTCGACGGAGCTGACTTCGCGATCGCGCCAACAGGCGCTGATTGTGCCGCGTCAGGTGGCGATGTCGCTGACGCGCGAGTTGACCGGGCAGTCGCTGGAGCGGATCGGCGCCTTTTACGGTCGTACGCATACGACCGTTGCGCACGGTTGCGAGAGGCTGCGGGATCAACTCAAGCAGTCGCCGACGCTGCGTCAGCAGGTGCTGTCTTTGAAGCGTCGGCTGCAGCGCATGCCGCAGGCGGAATGTGGATAACTCGTCGACAACCCGCGCGGCTCCGGGCGGGTTTGTCGACAGGCTTCTGCGGCGACGTTCGTCGTCGTCGACAACCCCGTACGGGATCGTCAGCCGGCCCACGCGCCCTCACCGCGCGTCCCACACGTTTCCCACAGGCGGCGATTGTGGAGAACGGTACGCAAGCTGTTTTGTCAACGACGCTTCGGCTCTGCACAGTCCGAGTTATCCACAGCGACCGGCGCTGCTCTACTAAGACTGATATGTCATTTCATGAAACCAGAGAAGAGAGAGCCCGGAAGAGGCGCTCGGCTCTGGATGACGATCGATTGTCGGACTGCGAAACCTTGCTCATTGCAGCGACGGGATACGTACCACAGTTTGTAATCGGCTGGAAGACAGGATTGCCTGCGTAGTTTCCCATACTGGTAACGCACATTCTGGTGGGGCAAGTTCTTCCGCGCCGTTACAAACGGAATCGAGGAAGTCGGGGACCGGTTCGGACTGCGGGGCCGTGACTTCGAACGGCTCGATCCGATTGTCGCGGGCGATCCACAGCCGATCCTGCCGGAGGATCAGGTCGGCCCGTTCGCAGTGGATGTGGAGGTCTTCGCCGAGGTGCCGGGCGTGGCCGACGAAATCGAACGTGGCGATGACGTTCCGTTCGAGCAGGGCGGAGACGCTGGTGACGATTTCGACGCGGCTGCCGCAGCTCTGGCTGCGGGCGAAGACTTCGAGGGGTTTGAGGCCGGTGACGTAGAACAGGGTGTCGAGCTTGTGGCTGCCGGCGTCGGCGACGAAGCCGCCGGGGTTCTGGAGGGGGTCGTCGCGCCAGGTGCCGGGGATGGAGGATTGCCAGTCTTCGACGTTGTGGGCGGCGACAGCTCGGACGGCGCCCCAGCGGCCGGAGCGGACTTCGTTGCGGAGGGTGCGGAAGGTGGCCCAGTGGCGGCGCTGGTAGGCGACGGAGAAGGCTTTTCCGGACTGTCTGGCTTGACCAGCCCGTGCGATGAGTTCGAGGAGATCTTGGCGGCGGGTGGCGAGGGGTTTTTCGCAGAGGATGTGCCAGCCGCGATCGAGGCAGCGGGAGGCGTGCAGGAAGTGATCTCCGGTGGGTGTGGCGATGACGACGGCGTCGACATCGTCCCGGTCGAGGAGGGCCTCCAGCGACGCACAGCGGGCCGCAGCGGGGGCGAGCTCCTGGCAGAGGGCCTCGGCGGCGGCGGTGACGGGATCGAAGACAGCCTGGATTGTAGCGCGGAGATCGCGGGCGAGCAGGCGGCCGTGATGCAATCCCATGCGACCGCAGCCCAGGAGTGCGAACCGAATGATCGGCGCAGGCATGGCAGACTTCCAGGTGGGGGCGGGACTTGAGAAACGCTGGGACCGGGAATGGAAACAGCCCCCTGCGGAGGGGAGTCTGCAGGGGGCTGTTGTTGATGATTGCCGCGGCTATTTGGCGGGTTTTGCAGGTTTGGGATCGCAGTATTTGAGGGCGATCAGCGCGTAGGCGGTGGCGAGGTTGGGGTCCCCTTCCATCCAGCGGGCGTTTTCGTTGACCCAGC harbors:
- a CDS encoding Gfo/Idh/MocA family protein; the protein is MPAPIIRFALLGCGRMGLHHGRLLARDLRATIQAVFDPVTAAAEALCQELAPAAARCASLEALLDRDDVDAVVIATPTGDHFLHASRCLDRGWHILCEKPLATRRQDLLELIARAGQARQSGKAFSVAYQRRHWATFRTLRNEVRSGRWGAVRAVAAHNVEDWQSSIPGTWRDDPLQNPGGFVADAGSHKLDTLFYVTGLKPLEVFARSQSCGSRVEIVTSVSALLERNVIATFDFVGHARHLGEDLHIHCERADLILRQDRLWIARDNRIEPFEVTAPQSEPVPDFLDSVCNGAEELAPPECALPVWETTQAILSSSRLQTVVRIPSLQ
- a CDS encoding helix-turn-helix domain-containing protein; translation: MFAPWLTDPLATLGTPERFIAFPENQFAQSALQRINQVESRNRGHGLLTFLHGPAGAGKSHLVRTSLRRILDQAPRSRLLLASAVDLAETLEAADELGTWSDVMATLVGHAVVVCEDVHELPPLGGLQERLSTLWDQLLEDGRQLVVTSRMPAAEIDGLSLRLANRLHGGLTAGIRLPGEEGRNRLIEHFGKLAGVAFDQDATDLAGERLTGSPREIRGAIESLARRIGRRQDQVTAAQLELLWQQPSEVRLLSFEQIVTAVAIEFGLPSTELTSRSRQQALIVPRQVAMSLTRELTGQSLERIGAFYGRTHTTVAHGCERLRDQLKQSPTLRQQVLSLKRRLQRMPQAECG